The following proteins are co-located in the Streptomyces sp. DT2A-34 genome:
- a CDS encoding cytochrome P450 has product MNAQPSNDPDAPRGCPVAHGSAELTRLFGPDAATDPLAIYERLRKEHGAVAPVLLEGDVPAWLVLGYRDIRRVLDNPRQFTRDARNWRDWREGRIEDTHPLIPMIGWRPDCVSQDGEPHRRLRGAVTDGLHAAAGRGVRRHATHFANKQIDAFADAGQADLVADYAEYLPMLVLTRILGLPQGEGRQLVESSAHVLKGGEDAIVHNDRIMEILGELAERKRTEPGSDFATALLEHHAGLDEAEVISHLRLVLIAAHTTTSNLLARVLEKILSDASRLSGLISGELNISAVVEEVMWNTPPLVVLPGRFATADLELGGHHIEEGDLLLLGLAAGNVDPDVRPDPGVSVQGNGSHLAFSAGPHECPGQSIGMSIIEIAVDVLLHRLPGLRLAVPAEELSSTASTWESRLDSLPVEFPV; this is encoded by the coding sequence ATGAACGCCCAGCCCTCAAACGATCCCGACGCACCGCGCGGCTGCCCCGTGGCCCACGGTTCGGCCGAGCTCACCCGGCTGTTCGGGCCCGATGCGGCGACCGACCCGCTCGCCATCTACGAGCGGCTGCGCAAGGAGCACGGCGCCGTGGCTCCGGTGCTGCTGGAAGGTGACGTCCCGGCCTGGCTGGTCCTGGGCTACCGCGACATCCGGCGGGTCCTCGACAACCCCCGCCAGTTCACCCGGGACGCGCGCAACTGGCGGGACTGGCGGGAGGGCCGGATCGAGGACACCCACCCCCTGATCCCCATGATCGGCTGGCGTCCCGACTGTGTGTCCCAGGACGGCGAGCCGCACCGCAGGCTGCGCGGCGCGGTCACCGACGGGCTGCACGCCGCGGCCGGCCGAGGGGTCCGGCGGCATGCGACGCACTTCGCCAACAAGCAGATCGACGCCTTCGCCGACGCCGGACAAGCCGACCTGGTGGCGGACTACGCCGAGTACCTGCCGATGCTGGTCCTCACCCGCATCCTCGGGCTGCCGCAAGGCGAGGGCCGTCAACTGGTCGAATCCAGCGCCCATGTCCTCAAGGGCGGCGAGGACGCGATCGTGCACAACGACCGCATCATGGAGATCCTCGGAGAGCTCGCCGAGCGCAAGCGCACCGAACCGGGCTCCGACTTCGCCACCGCCCTGCTGGAGCACCACGCCGGTCTCGACGAGGCCGAGGTGATCAGCCATCTGCGCCTGGTGCTGATCGCCGCGCACACCACGACCAGCAACCTGCTGGCCCGCGTCCTGGAGAAGATCCTCAGCGACGCCTCCCGGCTGTCCGGCCTCATCAGCGGTGAGCTGAACATCTCCGCGGTGGTGGAGGAGGTCATGTGGAACACCCCGCCGCTCGTGGTCCTGCCGGGGCGTTTCGCCACCGCCGACCTGGAGCTGGGCGGCCACCACATCGAGGAGGGCGACCTGCTCCTCCTCGGCCTCGCGGCCGGCAACGTCGACCCCGACGTCCGGCCGGACCCCGGGGTGTCCGTCCAGGGCAACGGCTCGCACCTGGCCTTCAGCGCCGGTCCGCACGAGTGCCCCGGGCAGAGCATCGGCATGTCCATCATCGAGATCGCGGTGGACGTCCTGCTGCACCGGCTGCCGGGCCTGCGCCTGGCCGTACCGGCGGAGGAGCTCAGCTCCACCGCCTCCACCTGGGAGTCCCGGCTGGACAGCCTCCCGGTCGAGTTCCC
- a CDS encoding ATP/GTP-binding protein, which yields MDLKGFDQPGGPNAGGIRSVKVMIAGGFGTGKTTMVRSVSDIKPLTTEETLTQASADVDHLIGVADKTQTTVSLDFGKISLNDSLMLYLFGTPGQERFWFLWNGLFKGALGAVVLVDTRRLASSFRAIEEMERQNVPFVVALNVFPDSKHYPVEEIRDALDISPHIPVVACDARERTSSRDVLVALIRHLKERSAVALESR from the coding sequence GTGGACTTGAAAGGCTTTGACCAACCCGGCGGGCCGAACGCCGGGGGCATCCGCTCGGTGAAGGTGATGATCGCCGGCGGATTCGGCACCGGGAAGACCACCATGGTCCGCTCGGTCAGCGACATCAAGCCGCTCACCACCGAGGAGACCCTCACCCAGGCCAGCGCCGACGTCGACCACCTCATCGGCGTCGCGGACAAGACGCAGACCACCGTCAGCCTGGACTTCGGCAAGATCAGCCTCAACGACAGCCTGATGCTGTACCTGTTCGGCACGCCCGGCCAGGAGCGCTTCTGGTTCCTGTGGAACGGCCTGTTCAAGGGCGCGCTCGGCGCGGTCGTCCTGGTGGACACGCGCCGGCTCGCCTCCAGCTTCCGGGCGATCGAGGAGATGGAGCGACAGAACGTCCCGTTCGTCGTCGCCCTGAACGTCTTCCCGGACTCCAAGCACTATCCGGTGGAGGAGATCCGGGACGCCCTCGACATCTCCCCGCACATCCCCGTCGTGGCCTGCGACGCCCGCGAGCGGACCTCCAGCCGTGACGTACTCGTCGCGCTCATACGTCACTTGAAGGAACGCTCTGCCGTCGCTCTGGAGTCCCGATGA
- a CDS encoding DUF742 domain-containing protein — MSAPRRSTNPSGLERYYVLTKGRSGPGGSASSLDVATLIVSRTTPVPGLQYEHEEILRRCRDPLSVAELGAHLGLPFNILAVLLTDLLEAGHVEARDPIPAHGAGRGPDLALLEEVLSGLERL; from the coding sequence ATGAGTGCTCCCCGCCGGTCCACGAACCCGTCCGGTCTCGAGCGCTACTACGTCCTCACCAAAGGGCGTAGCGGACCGGGCGGTTCGGCATCGAGCCTCGACGTGGCGACCCTCATCGTCTCCCGCACCACTCCCGTACCGGGGCTGCAGTACGAGCACGAGGAGATCCTCCGGCGCTGCCGCGATCCGCTGTCGGTGGCCGAACTCGGCGCCCACCTCGGATTGCCCTTCAACATTCTCGCGGTGCTGTTGACGGATCTGCTGGAGGCAGGCCACGTCGAAGCCCGTGACCCCATCCCGGCGCATGGTGCCGGCCGCGGGCCCGACCTCGCGCTCCTTGAGGAGGTACTCAGTGGACTTGAAAGGCTTTGA
- a CDS encoding roadblock/LC7 domain-containing protein gives MTQQGTDVSWALRDLVESIQEINFALVASSDGKAITSYGAEDPDDVDRFAAVVAGLQALAQPVAEQFPRYAGQLRLAMIEVDGGHLFVVRAGVETYLGVLAREGLDQGLLGHQMRDLARRMGELLGTTPRLEEHSG, from the coding sequence ATGACGCAACAGGGAACCGACGTGAGCTGGGCGCTCCGTGACCTGGTGGAGAGCATCCAGGAGATCAACTTCGCCCTCGTGGCTTCCAGCGACGGCAAGGCCATCACCTCCTACGGCGCCGAGGACCCCGACGACGTGGACCGCTTCGCGGCCGTGGTGGCCGGACTGCAGGCGCTGGCCCAGCCGGTCGCCGAGCAGTTCCCCAGGTACGCGGGACAGCTCAGGCTGGCGATGATCGAGGTCGACGGCGGCCACCTCTTCGTCGTACGGGCCGGTGTGGAGACCTATCTCGGCGTCCTTGCCCGGGAAGGCCTCGACCAGGGCCTGCTCGGCCACCAGATGAGGGACCTGGCGCGCAGGATGGGCGAACTGCTCGGCACCACTCCGCGCCTGGAGGAGCACTCTGGATGA
- a CDS encoding ATP-binding protein has translation MELATPPPAARPPVAWYSWWLMPLALGGGTVAATFMSSERITVGVAGIAATAAGAACVRLLLRTRAQLSRAEVEFRTSQAEHSQQWQQHVAGLERKFSADRAALESRLGDQSGAYEAQLAEQARAYEERLAEASGSYEERIAAQAQSYEAQLADQAEVWQEQLAHQLAAVARLADEQLPEALRQLRAGDAIDDVLPTVNQCAKVSAELQANLRKVLRTALIGVEEEFNRSTSAEQAVISVGNRIHVLTSKLRGRLHELQGEHGRLPAVARGLMELDQAIGPADCLAASISVLGGSDRPGRQWQEPQRLLSVVRGGIGRIKDFHRIDVRHLPELGVDGGLVDHLTLIFAHLLDNAARYSPPTEPVVVSGKEVPNGVGIEIQDSGKGLSEEKKREAEHALDGTAPGAGLGGISEDANIGLRVVGILARRYGIRVTFADSPWLGTSVVVVVPHKYFSPLPAAASATPAASAPTAQAGAPTPAREPGATEVAPADTADAVDTTPGGLPRRRGKRHEAARHEPAEHPERTAETTTVAAVPPDASFAGLAAFATAGREPGEQGAPAAGRESTEQHSTEESD, from the coding sequence ATGGAACTCGCCACTCCGCCGCCGGCGGCGCGGCCCCCTGTCGCCTGGTACAGCTGGTGGCTGATGCCGCTGGCTTTGGGAGGTGGGACGGTTGCCGCCACGTTCATGAGCTCGGAGCGAATAACCGTCGGCGTCGCGGGCATCGCGGCGACCGCGGCCGGCGCCGCGTGCGTACGCCTCCTGTTGCGCACCCGGGCCCAGCTGAGCCGGGCCGAGGTCGAATTCCGCACCTCGCAGGCCGAGCACTCGCAGCAGTGGCAGCAGCATGTGGCGGGCCTGGAGCGCAAGTTCAGCGCCGATCGCGCCGCCCTGGAGAGCCGGCTCGGTGACCAGTCGGGCGCCTACGAGGCCCAACTGGCCGAGCAGGCGCGGGCGTACGAGGAGCGGCTGGCCGAGGCGAGCGGCTCCTACGAGGAGCGGATCGCCGCCCAGGCCCAGTCCTACGAGGCCCAGCTCGCCGACCAGGCCGAGGTCTGGCAGGAGCAGCTGGCCCACCAGCTGGCCGCGGTCGCCCGGCTCGCCGACGAGCAGCTGCCCGAGGCACTGCGGCAGCTGCGCGCGGGCGACGCCATCGACGACGTCCTGCCGACCGTCAACCAGTGTGCGAAGGTCAGCGCCGAACTGCAGGCGAACCTGCGCAAGGTCCTGCGCACCGCACTGATCGGCGTCGAGGAGGAGTTCAACCGCTCGACCTCCGCCGAGCAGGCCGTGATCAGCGTCGGCAACCGCATCCACGTCCTGACCAGCAAGCTCCGCGGTCGTCTGCACGAACTGCAGGGCGAGCACGGCCGGCTGCCGGCCGTCGCCCGGGGCCTGATGGAGCTCGACCAGGCGATCGGCCCCGCCGACTGTCTCGCCGCCAGCATCAGCGTCCTCGGCGGCTCCGACCGTCCCGGTCGGCAGTGGCAGGAGCCGCAGCGCCTGCTCAGCGTGGTTCGCGGCGGCATCGGCCGGATCAAGGACTTCCACCGCATCGACGTACGCCATCTGCCCGAACTCGGCGTAGACGGCGGCCTGGTGGACCACCTCACGCTGATCTTCGCCCACCTCCTGGACAACGCGGCCCGCTACTCGCCGCCCACCGAGCCGGTGGTCGTCTCCGGCAAGGAGGTCCCGAACGGCGTCGGCATCGAGATCCAGGACTCCGGCAAGGGCCTGAGCGAGGAGAAGAAGCGCGAGGCCGAGCACGCCCTCGACGGCACCGCGCCCGGCGCGGGCCTCGGCGGCATCTCGGAGGACGCGAACATCGGCCTGCGCGTCGTCGGCATCCTCGCTCGCCGGTACGGCATCCGCGTCACCTTCGCGGACTCGCCGTGGCTCGGCACCTCGGTGGTGGTCGTGGTTCCGCACAAGTACTTCAGCCCGCTGCCCGCGGCCGCCTCCGCCACCCCGGCGGCGTCCGCCCCGACGGCACAGGCCGGCGCGCCCACCCCGGCCCGCGAGCCGGGCGCCACCGAAGTGGCTCCGGCCGACACGGCCGACGCCGTGGACACCACGCCCGGCGGCCTGCCCCGGCGCCGCGGCAAACGGCACGAGGCGGCACGCCACGAGCCGGCCGAGCACCCGGAGCGGACCGCGGAGACGACCACCGTCGCCGCCGTCCCGCCCGACGCGTCCTTCGCCGGCCTGGCCGCCTTCGCCACCGCGGGCCGCGAGCCCGGTGAGCAAGGCGCGCCGGCCGCCGGCCGCGAGTCCACCGAGCAGCACAGCACTGAAGAGAGCGACTAG
- a CDS encoding GlxA family transcriptional regulator translates to MSGVRSGERHVERVVVLALDGVYPFELGIPSRIFGAADGRYEVLTCSIDGRPVRSNADFTIGVQHGPEILATADTVVVASMAAPYIPVELPAELADALALIRPDARIVSICTAAFVLAAAGLLDGRRATTHWQVTEPFRRRYPHVDLDPDVLFVHDGRILTSAGAASGVDVCLHIVRTDHGHELANAVARRCVVPPFRDGGQAQYIEQPVPESGAASTAATRGWALERLDEPLTLADLAAHARMSLRTFARRFNDEVGLSPGRWLIQQRVARARHLLESSDLPVDQIAGQVGFATGASLRQHLHAAIGVSPQAYRRTFQAAAAR, encoded by the coding sequence ATGAGTGGAGTGCGAAGCGGTGAACGGCATGTGGAACGGGTCGTGGTGCTGGCCCTGGACGGCGTCTACCCCTTCGAGCTGGGCATTCCGAGCCGGATCTTCGGCGCGGCCGACGGCCGGTACGAGGTGCTGACCTGCAGTATCGACGGCCGACCGGTGCGCAGCAACGCGGACTTCACGATCGGCGTGCAGCACGGCCCGGAGATCCTCGCCACGGCCGACACCGTGGTGGTCGCGTCCATGGCGGCCCCATACATCCCCGTGGAGTTGCCTGCCGAACTCGCCGACGCGCTCGCGCTGATCCGCCCGGACGCCCGCATCGTGTCGATCTGCACCGCCGCCTTCGTCCTCGCCGCGGCGGGCCTCCTCGACGGCCGCAGGGCCACCACGCACTGGCAGGTGACCGAACCGTTCCGGCGTCGGTACCCGCACGTCGACCTGGACCCGGACGTCCTCTTCGTGCACGACGGCCGCATCCTCACCTCGGCCGGCGCCGCCTCCGGCGTCGACGTCTGCCTGCACATCGTCCGTACCGACCACGGCCATGAGCTCGCCAACGCGGTGGCCCGGCGCTGCGTCGTGCCCCCTTTCCGGGACGGCGGCCAGGCCCAGTACATCGAGCAGCCGGTCCCGGAGAGCGGAGCGGCGAGCACCGCCGCCACCCGCGGCTGGGCCCTGGAGCGCCTCGACGAACCCCTCACCCTGGCCGACCTCGCCGCCCACGCCCGGATGAGCCTGCGCACCTTCGCCCGCCGCTTCAACGACGAGGTCGGCCTCAGCCCCGGCCGCTGGCTGATCCAGCAGCGCGTCGCCCGCGCCCGGCATCTGCTGGAATCCAGCGACCTGCCGGTGGACCAGATCGCCGGCCAGGTCGGCTTCGCCACGGGAGCCTCCCTGCGCCAGCACCTGCATGCCGCGATCGGGGTGTCGCCGCAGGCGTACCGGCGCACGTTCCAGGCGGCTGCCGCCAGGTAG
- a CDS encoding NADP-dependent oxidoreductase, whose protein sequence is MSTVNTMRAISQDVLGGPEVLKEVEIERPAPRPNEVLVRVRAAGVNPTDWKHRATGGFLGEPPFVLGWDVSGVVEAVGIGVARFQPGDEVFGMLSYPFGHGSHAEYVTAPARAFAHKPASIDHTQAGALPLVSLTAWQALVEYADLRPGQRVLIHAAAGGVGHVAVQIAKARGAYVIGTASAGKHAFLRSLGADELIDYRETDFAEAVKDVDVVLDTLGGETSVRSLKVLRPGGLVVSILPLGSDEFYEEAERLGVRGVRMLVDADRADMRAIVDLVEKGELRAEIAGTFPLADAAEAHALGDTGRTTGKLVLLVN, encoded by the coding sequence ATGAGCACTGTGAACACGATGCGAGCCATCAGCCAGGACGTCCTCGGCGGTCCCGAGGTCCTGAAGGAAGTGGAAATCGAGCGCCCGGCGCCGCGCCCGAACGAGGTGCTGGTCCGCGTCCGCGCCGCCGGCGTCAACCCGACCGACTGGAAGCACCGCGCGACCGGCGGCTTCCTGGGCGAGCCGCCCTTCGTCCTGGGCTGGGACGTCTCCGGCGTGGTCGAGGCGGTCGGCATCGGCGTCGCCCGGTTCCAGCCCGGCGACGAGGTCTTCGGCATGCTGTCCTACCCGTTCGGCCACGGCTCGCACGCCGAGTACGTCACCGCGCCGGCGCGCGCCTTCGCGCACAAGCCGGCCTCGATCGACCACACGCAGGCGGGCGCGCTGCCGCTGGTCTCCCTCACCGCCTGGCAGGCCCTGGTCGAGTACGCCGACCTCCGGCCCGGGCAGCGGGTCCTGATCCACGCGGCCGCGGGCGGGGTCGGGCACGTGGCCGTGCAGATCGCCAAGGCGCGGGGCGCGTATGTGATCGGCACGGCGAGCGCGGGCAAGCACGCGTTCCTGCGGAGCCTCGGCGCGGACGAGCTGATCGACTACCGGGAGACGGACTTCGCCGAAGCCGTGAAGGACGTGGACGTCGTACTGGACACCCTGGGCGGTGAGACGTCCGTGCGCTCGCTGAAGGTGCTGCGCCCGGGCGGCCTGGTCGTCTCGATCCTGCCGCTCGGGTCGGACGAGTTCTACGAGGAGGCCGAGCGGCTCGGCGTTCGGGGCGTGCGGATGCTCGTGGACGCCGACCGCGCCGACATGCGGGCGATCGTGGACCTCGTCGAGAAGGGCGAGTTGCGCGCCGAGATCGCCGGTACGTTCCCGCTGGCCGATGCCGCCGAGGCGCATGCGCTGGGCGACACCGGCCGGACGACGGGCAAGCTGGTACTGCTCGTCAACTGA
- a CDS encoding NAD(P)-dependent alcohol dehydrogenase — translation MSIPTRAAVVESGGAPFTLSDVELDEPGPHEAVVRMVATGLCHTDLGVASGGLPFPLPGVLGHEGAGVVEAVGPSVTGVAPGDHVVLSFTSCGDCRNCRGGHPAYCATWLPLNLIGGRRADGSSTISRGGEALGGHFFGQSSFAERALVDEASLVKVDPEVPLASIAPLGCGVQTGVGAVWNVLKPVTGSTVVVLGAGAVGLSAVMAAALTPATNIVAVDRVAERLALAKELGATHTVNAAEADLAEALAGITGGQGADGVVETTGNVGVLRQGVDALAARGTLVVVGAPPFGTEVALDVNGLLGGKQVVGLTLGDAETQTFIPALVRLVKEGRLPLHRLISTYPFAEIDQAVGDMGAGKAIKPVLTF, via the coding sequence ATGTCCATCCCCACCCGTGCCGCCGTCGTCGAGTCCGGCGGAGCACCCTTCACCCTCTCCGACGTCGAACTCGACGAGCCCGGACCGCACGAGGCCGTCGTCCGCATGGTGGCGACCGGCCTGTGTCACACGGACCTCGGCGTGGCGAGCGGCGGACTGCCCTTCCCCCTCCCCGGCGTCCTCGGCCACGAAGGCGCGGGCGTCGTCGAGGCCGTCGGCCCGTCCGTGACCGGCGTCGCGCCGGGTGACCACGTCGTGCTGTCCTTCACCTCCTGTGGTGACTGCCGAAACTGCCGGGGCGGCCACCCCGCCTACTGCGCGACCTGGCTGCCGCTGAACCTGATCGGCGGACGCCGGGCCGACGGCAGCAGCACGATCAGCCGGGGTGGCGAGGCGCTCGGCGGTCACTTCTTCGGGCAGTCCTCCTTCGCCGAGCGGGCGCTGGTGGACGAGGCCAGCCTGGTGAAGGTCGACCCGGAGGTGCCGCTCGCCTCGATCGCCCCGCTGGGCTGCGGCGTGCAGACCGGAGTCGGCGCCGTCTGGAACGTGCTGAAGCCGGTCACCGGCAGCACGGTCGTCGTCCTCGGCGCCGGAGCCGTCGGCCTGTCCGCCGTCATGGCCGCCGCCCTCACCCCCGCCACCAACATCGTCGCCGTCGACCGCGTCGCCGAACGCCTGGCGCTGGCAAAGGAGCTGGGCGCCACCCACACCGTCAACGCCGCCGAGGCCGACCTCGCCGAGGCGCTCGCCGGGATCACCGGCGGGCAGGGCGCCGACGGCGTCGTGGAGACCACGGGCAACGTCGGCGTCCTGCGCCAGGGCGTCGACGCGCTCGCCGCCCGCGGCACCCTGGTCGTCGTCGGCGCCCCGCCCTTCGGCACCGAGGTCGCCCTGGACGTCAACGGGCTGCTCGGCGGCAAGCAGGTGGTCGGCCTCACCCTCGGCGACGCCGAGACGCAGACCTTCATCCCCGCCCTGGTCCGCCTGGTGAAGGAGGGGCGGCTCCCGCTGCACCGCCTGATCAGCACCTATCCGTTCGCGGAGATCGACCAGGCGGTGGGGGACATGGGGGCGGGGAAGGCGATCAAGCCCGTGCTGACGTTCTGA
- a CDS encoding aldehyde dehydrogenase produces the protein MTTFEIEPGRLFIGGQWREAADGARTEVVDPSRGAVVTTVADAGAADVDAAVRAARDAFDDGVWSGLSGRERGRVLHRIAELIRENADTIAELESRDVGKPITLAHAVDVTNAANDYEYFAALAHALDGSVRDTPMNALAYVRRRPLGVVAAITPYNFPLILAGSKIAPALAAGDTVVHKPAEETPLSALYMAELFKRAGVPDGVVNVVTGGPAAGEALLRHSGVDKVAFTGSTGVGRKVAGIAGEALKPVTMELGGNAAHVVFEDADLEKAVGAIIKGFVFNTGQFCMGGPRLLVARPVYSTLLGILADAVPGVPLGDPRKPETVVGPMAGERHLRKVEEYVELARKEGGRIVCGGERLDLDGGYYYKPTVIADLPNDSRVIQEEIFGPVLTVQPFDSEDEAIELANSTPYGLASGVQTGNLARAHRVADRLQAGIVWVNDWAMLDPAVPFGGVKDSGFGREYGPEALDAYTTTKSVVVSLD, from the coding sequence ATGACCACCTTCGAGATCGAACCCGGTCGGTTGTTCATCGGGGGCCAGTGGCGTGAGGCCGCCGACGGAGCGCGCACCGAGGTGGTCGACCCGTCCCGCGGTGCGGTCGTCACGACCGTCGCGGACGCCGGCGCCGCCGACGTGGACGCGGCCGTACGCGCCGCGCGGGACGCCTTCGACGACGGCGTCTGGTCCGGGCTGAGCGGCCGCGAGCGCGGCAGGGTGCTGCACCGCATCGCCGAGCTGATCCGGGAGAACGCGGACACCATCGCCGAGCTGGAGAGCCGCGACGTCGGCAAGCCGATCACGCTCGCCCACGCCGTCGACGTCACCAACGCGGCCAACGACTACGAGTACTTCGCCGCCCTCGCCCACGCCCTGGACGGCTCCGTCCGGGACACGCCCATGAACGCCCTCGCCTACGTCCGGCGCCGGCCGCTCGGCGTGGTCGCGGCGATCACCCCGTACAACTTCCCGCTGATCCTGGCCGGCTCGAAGATCGCCCCGGCGCTCGCGGCCGGCGACACGGTGGTGCACAAGCCGGCCGAGGAGACTCCGCTCAGCGCCCTGTACATGGCCGAGCTCTTCAAGCGGGCCGGTGTCCCCGACGGCGTGGTCAACGTCGTCACCGGCGGCCCGGCGGCCGGCGAGGCACTGCTGCGGCACTCCGGGGTGGACAAGGTCGCCTTCACCGGCTCGACCGGGGTGGGCCGGAAGGTCGCGGGCATCGCCGGTGAGGCGCTCAAGCCCGTCACCATGGAGCTCGGCGGCAACGCGGCCCACGTCGTCTTCGAGGACGCCGACCTGGAGAAGGCCGTCGGCGCGATCATCAAGGGGTTCGTCTTCAACACCGGCCAGTTCTGCATGGGCGGACCGCGGCTGCTGGTGGCGCGCCCCGTCTACAGCACCCTGCTCGGCATCCTCGCCGACGCCGTGCCGGGCGTACCGCTCGGCGACCCGCGCAAGCCCGAGACCGTCGTCGGCCCGATGGCGGGGGAGCGGCATCTGCGCAAGGTCGAGGAGTACGTCGAGCTGGCCCGCAAGGAGGGCGGCCGTATCGTCTGCGGCGGTGAACGGCTCGACCTCGACGGCGGCTACTACTACAAGCCCACCGTGATCGCCGACCTGCCGAACGACTCCCGCGTCATCCAGGAGGAGATCTTCGGCCCGGTCCTCACCGTCCAGCCCTTCGACTCCGAGGACGAGGCCATCGAGCTCGCCAACTCCACGCCGTACGGGCTGGCCTCCGGCGTCCAGACCGGCAACCTGGCCCGCGCCCACCGCGTCGCCGACCGGCTCCAGGCAGGCATCGTCTGGGTCAACGACTGGGCGATGCTCGACCCCGCGGTCCCCTTCGGCGGCGTCAAGGACTCCGGCTTCGGCCGCGAGTACGGGCCCGAGGCGCTCGACGCCTACACCACCACCAAGTCCGTCGTCGTCTCGCTCGACTGA
- a CDS encoding MarR family winged helix-turn-helix transcriptional regulator, with protein MLDTQATKAPPSLLYMVKQVELVVRSHLDELVKPSGITALQYTALTVLQRHDGLSAAQLARDSFVTAQSIADLVRSLESRGLVRRERNPRNRRELLILLTAAGRELLAGHEDAVRELEERMMRDLTAHQTEQFRQALTKAWHALS; from the coding sequence ATGCTCGACACCCAGGCAACCAAGGCACCTCCGTCGCTTCTCTACATGGTGAAGCAGGTGGAGCTCGTCGTGCGCTCCCATCTGGACGAGCTGGTCAAGCCGTCCGGGATCACCGCGCTGCAGTACACGGCGCTCACCGTGCTGCAGCGGCACGACGGACTGTCGGCCGCGCAACTGGCACGCGACTCGTTCGTCACGGCGCAGTCGATCGCCGATCTGGTACGGAGCCTGGAGAGCCGTGGGCTGGTCCGCCGGGAGCGCAACCCGCGCAATCGCCGGGAGCTGCTGATCCTGCTCACCGCCGCGGGGCGTGAGCTGCTCGCAGGGCACGAGGATGCCGTGCGGGAGCTGGAGGAGCGGATGATGCGGGACCTCACGGCCCATCAGACCGAGCAGTTCCGCCAGGCGCTCACGAAGGCCTGGCACGCGCTGTCGTAG
- a CDS encoding anti-sigma factor antagonist: MQQEPAPFSRHLRVHRHRDHTVLEFRGEIDIAAAVEIAPYLDRVTTHPDARIVIDLRSVEFFDCSGLRLLYRARARVLDHGGQLHLVCTHPLTLRVLRITGLSRLLPPHPTPDAALGQPETTSGTL, translated from the coding sequence GTGCAGCAGGAACCTGCGCCGTTCAGTCGGCATCTGCGCGTCCACCGGCACCGGGACCACACGGTGCTGGAGTTCCGCGGCGAGATCGACATCGCCGCCGCGGTGGAGATCGCGCCATACCTGGACCGGGTGACGACACACCCCGACGCCCGGATCGTGATCGACCTCAGGAGCGTCGAGTTCTTCGACTGCTCGGGGCTGCGGCTGCTGTACCGGGCCCGCGCCCGGGTGCTCGACCACGGCGGGCAGCTGCACCTGGTCTGCACCCACCCGCTCACCCTGCGCGTCCTCAGGATCACCGGGCTGTCCCGGCTGCTGCCCCCGCATCCGACGCCGGACGCGGCCCTGGGGCAGCCCGAGACCACGTCCGGCACGTTATGA
- a CDS encoding ribose-phosphate pyrophosphokinase, translated as MREIAVFSGSAHPELAAEVCAHLGVPLSPSRVSRFANDCLEVQLQANCRERDVFLIQPLVRPVQEHLVELLLMCDAARGASARRITVVMPHYSYARSDKKDAPRISLGGRLVADLMVAAGASRVLAMTLHSPQVHGFFTVPVDHLHALRELAAHFRQYDLSRTTVVSPDLGNAKEAAAFARLIGAGVAAGAKQRFADDRVSISSVIGDVAGRDVIVLDDEIAKGSTVLELLDRLRELGPRSIRVACTHGLFASGALKRIGEQPDVLEIVCTNTVPVPAEERTEKLRILSIAPALAEAVRRIHNGESVSALFDAPGTE; from the coding sequence GTGCGAGAGATCGCCGTGTTCAGCGGTAGTGCCCACCCCGAACTGGCGGCGGAGGTCTGCGCTCACCTGGGGGTGCCGCTCAGCCCCAGCCGTGTCAGCCGGTTCGCCAACGACTGCCTGGAGGTACAGCTCCAGGCCAACTGCCGGGAACGGGACGTCTTCCTGATCCAGCCGCTGGTCCGGCCGGTCCAGGAGCACCTGGTCGAGCTGCTGCTCATGTGCGACGCCGCGCGCGGGGCCTCCGCACGCCGGATCACCGTCGTCATGCCGCACTACTCCTACGCCCGCTCCGACAAGAAGGACGCGCCCCGCATCTCCCTCGGCGGCCGGCTCGTCGCCGACCTGATGGTGGCGGCCGGCGCGAGCCGGGTCCTCGCCATGACGCTGCACTCGCCCCAGGTGCACGGCTTCTTCACAGTGCCGGTCGACCACCTGCACGCGCTGCGCGAACTCGCCGCGCACTTCCGGCAGTACGACCTCTCGCGCACCACGGTCGTCTCGCCGGACCTCGGCAACGCCAAGGAGGCGGCCGCGTTCGCGCGGTTGATCGGCGCCGGGGTGGCGGCCGGTGCCAAGCAGCGGTTCGCGGACGACCGGGTCAGCATCAGCTCGGTCATCGGCGATGTCGCCGGGCGGGACGTCATCGTCCTGGACGACGAGATCGCCAAGGGCAGCACCGTCCTCGAACTCCTCGACCGGCTGCGCGAGTTGGGTCCCCGGTCGATCCGGGTCGCCTGTACGCACGGCCTGTTCGCGTCCGGCGCCCTGAAGCGGATCGGCGAGCAGCCCGACGTACTGGAGATCGTGTGCACCAACACCGTGCCGGTCCCGGCGGAGGAGCGCACCGAGAAGCTGCGGATCCTCTCCATCGCCCCCGCGCTCGCCGAGGCCGTGCGCCGCATTCACAACGGGGAGTCCGTCAGCGCCCTGTTCGACGCGCCGGGAACCGAATAG